In Macrobrachium rosenbergii isolate ZJJX-2024 chromosome 48, ASM4041242v1, whole genome shotgun sequence, one DNA window encodes the following:
- the LOC136831530 gene encoding venom protease-like isoform X1 has product MVGVASSISRHVLPLVGWLLLVSRVSAQRSCQFRGGVQGICRDITQCPIVLENLKNRVSFPVFCGGFNRRNPIVCCPADGVGVTPQPQTDISEPSPPVECGAAVPQVGDIRIQASREQAIARINQAQAAKETGLRFDVQLAVVGGIPSFRSSWPWMALLGFEDSARKKDWFCAGSLINNQWVLTAAHCFSTATVNIVRLGEHDYDDPNDGANPVDFTVSGPVVFPDYTSSQAYHDLALLKLNRPVGFTSSIRPVCLPWGAESSRNLENQKVTLTGWGSTQFQGARSSSLLEVEVTVFPTSQCDKSYQTLADYASTWPRGIGSESICSGDVSGGKDACQGDSGGPIVSKDARNRYTLAGVVSLGYGCGDRDYPGLYANVRRPEYLAWIKKVAF; this is encoded by the exons ATGGTTGGTGTGGCGTCTTCAATCTCACGTCACGTTCTTCCGTTGGTCGGCTGGCTGCTTCTCGTCTCGAGAGTTTCCGCGCAga GAAGTTGCCAGTTCCGTGGAGGAGTGCAGGGAATATGCAGAGATATCACTCAGTGCCCGATCGTTCTCGAAAACCTCAAAAACCGGGTTTCCTTCCCCGTCTTCTGTGGCGGTTTCAACAGAAGGAACCCGATTGTCTGCTGTCCAGCAG ATGGTGTAGGAGTGACTCCCCAGCCACAGACTGACATATCGGAGCCTTCCCCACCCGTTG aATGCGGGGCTGCCGTGCCTCAGGTCGGGGACATACGCATCCAGGCATCCAGAGAGCAGGCAATCGCGCGCATAAACCAGGCCCAAGCAGCGAAGGAGACGGGGCTTCGATTCGATGTACAACTTGCGGTTGTTGGTGGTATACCCTCGTTCCGCTCCTCTTGGCCGTGGATG GCGTTACTTGGCTTTGAAGACAGCGCACGAAAGAAGGACTGGTTCTGTGCAGGCTCTCTGATCAACAACCAGTGGGTTCTGACAGCCGCTCACTGCTTCAGTACAGC CACAGTGAATATCGTGCGCCTGGGTGAACACGATTATGACGACCCGAACGATGGAGCCAATCCTGTTGACTTTACTGTGAGTGGTCCTGTGGTCTTCCCAGATTACACCTCTTCCCAGGCTTACCACGACCTTGCTCTCTTGAAGCTCAACCGACCAGTTGGATTCACG agTTCCATTCGTCCTGTGTGTCTGCCCTGGGGTGCAGAGAGCAGCAGAAACTTAGAGAACCAGAAAGTGACCTTGACGGGATGGGGCAGCACACAATTCC AGGGCGCTAGAAGCTCGTCCCTGCTGGAAGTAGAAGTGACGGTGTTCCCTACGAGCCAGTGTGACAAAAGTTACCAAACTCTGGCCGACTATGCCTCGACTTGGCCTCGTGGAATCGGCTCCGAGTCCATCTGTTCTGGAGACGTCAGTGGAGGCAAGGATGCTTGTCAG GGCGATTCCGGTGGGCCAATAGTTTCCAAGGATGCAAGGAATCGTTACACCTTGGCCGGAGTCGTCTCTCTGGGGTATGGCTGTGGCGACAGAGATTACCCAGGCCTTTATGCCAATGTCCGAAGACCAGAGTATTTAGCCTGGATCAAGAAGGTGGCGTTCTAA
- the LOC136831530 gene encoding venom protease-like isoform X2 has product MVGVASSISRHVLPLVGWLLLVSRVSAQRSCQFRGGVQGICRDITQCPIVLENLKNRVSFPVFCGGFNRRNPIVCCPAECGAAVPQVGDIRIQASREQAIARINQAQAAKETGLRFDVQLAVVGGIPSFRSSWPWMALLGFEDSARKKDWFCAGSLINNQWVLTAAHCFSTATVNIVRLGEHDYDDPNDGANPVDFTVSGPVVFPDYTSSQAYHDLALLKLNRPVGFTSSIRPVCLPWGAESSRNLENQKVTLTGWGSTQFQGARSSSLLEVEVTVFPTSQCDKSYQTLADYASTWPRGIGSESICSGDVSGGKDACQGDSGGPIVSKDARNRYTLAGVVSLGYGCGDRDYPGLYANVRRPEYLAWIKKVAF; this is encoded by the exons ATGGTTGGTGTGGCGTCTTCAATCTCACGTCACGTTCTTCCGTTGGTCGGCTGGCTGCTTCTCGTCTCGAGAGTTTCCGCGCAga GAAGTTGCCAGTTCCGTGGAGGAGTGCAGGGAATATGCAGAGATATCACTCAGTGCCCGATCGTTCTCGAAAACCTCAAAAACCGGGTTTCCTTCCCCGTCTTCTGTGGCGGTTTCAACAGAAGGAACCCGATTGTCTGCTGTCCAGCAG aATGCGGGGCTGCCGTGCCTCAGGTCGGGGACATACGCATCCAGGCATCCAGAGAGCAGGCAATCGCGCGCATAAACCAGGCCCAAGCAGCGAAGGAGACGGGGCTTCGATTCGATGTACAACTTGCGGTTGTTGGTGGTATACCCTCGTTCCGCTCCTCTTGGCCGTGGATG GCGTTACTTGGCTTTGAAGACAGCGCACGAAAGAAGGACTGGTTCTGTGCAGGCTCTCTGATCAACAACCAGTGGGTTCTGACAGCCGCTCACTGCTTCAGTACAGC CACAGTGAATATCGTGCGCCTGGGTGAACACGATTATGACGACCCGAACGATGGAGCCAATCCTGTTGACTTTACTGTGAGTGGTCCTGTGGTCTTCCCAGATTACACCTCTTCCCAGGCTTACCACGACCTTGCTCTCTTGAAGCTCAACCGACCAGTTGGATTCACG agTTCCATTCGTCCTGTGTGTCTGCCCTGGGGTGCAGAGAGCAGCAGAAACTTAGAGAACCAGAAAGTGACCTTGACGGGATGGGGCAGCACACAATTCC AGGGCGCTAGAAGCTCGTCCCTGCTGGAAGTAGAAGTGACGGTGTTCCCTACGAGCCAGTGTGACAAAAGTTACCAAACTCTGGCCGACTATGCCTCGACTTGGCCTCGTGGAATCGGCTCCGAGTCCATCTGTTCTGGAGACGTCAGTGGAGGCAAGGATGCTTGTCAG GGCGATTCCGGTGGGCCAATAGTTTCCAAGGATGCAAGGAATCGTTACACCTTGGCCGGAGTCGTCTCTCTGGGGTATGGCTGTGGCGACAGAGATTACCCAGGCCTTTATGCCAATGTCCGAAGACCAGAGTATTTAGCCTGGATCAAGAAGGTGGCGTTCTAA